In Syntrophorhabdaceae bacterium, one DNA window encodes the following:
- a CDS encoding phage holin family protein: protein MSLILKWFLMTISVGVAAHLIPGVSVAGFMAALWVALFLGIVNVLIRPILILVTLPINILTLGLFTFVINACLVLLASVVIKGFEVKGFSTAVLFSIVLSVINYLLNALIRAGSRNEK from the coding sequence ATGTCGCTCATTCTCAAATGGTTTTTGATGACCATATCAGTTGGCGTTGCCGCCCATCTCATCCCCGGTGTGTCGGTCGCCGGTTTCATGGCCGCCCTATGGGTTGCGCTCTTTTTGGGGATTGTGAACGTGCTTATACGGCCCATATTGATCCTCGTGACCCTTCCGATCAATATTCTGACGCTCGGGCTCTTTACCTTTGTGATCAATGCCTGTCTCGTGCTTCTTGCGTCGGTTGTGATTAAGGGCTTTGAAGTGAAAGGCTTTTCTACGGCGGTGCTCTTTAGCATCGTTCTGTCCGTTATCAATTATCTCTTGAATGCCCTGATTCGGGCGGGTAGCCGGAATGAAAAGTAG
- a CDS encoding phospholipase D family protein has product MKKPAFFAIIFLTCFGVLSQAEIYASDVMLGNAPAKVYFSPGGGCTRGIVKEIDGATREVLVQAYSFTSSPIRNALINAQRRGVNVEVLLDRIEQRNQRYRTAMIFSKARVSVYIDDKHSNAHNKVMIIDRETVITGSFNFTNAAESSNAENVLIVRSKALAAPYADNWFNHRQHSSKY; this is encoded by the coding sequence ATGAAAAAACCAGCTTTCTTCGCGATCATTTTTCTGACGTGTTTTGGGGTATTGTCTCAGGCGGAGATCTATGCGTCAGATGTGATGCTCGGTAATGCACCGGCCAAGGTCTATTTCAGCCCTGGTGGCGGGTGCACCAGGGGGATCGTCAAGGAAATCGATGGCGCCACCCGCGAAGTCCTGGTACAGGCCTATAGTTTCACTTCAAGCCCCATTAGAAATGCCCTGATTAATGCCCAGCGCAGAGGTGTCAATGTGGAGGTGCTCCTCGACAGGATAGAACAGAGGAACCAGCGCTATAGAACCGCCATGATCTTTTCAAAGGCCCGGGTCTCTGTGTATATTGACGACAAACATTCAAACGCCCACAACAAGGTCATGATCATAGACCGGGAGACGGTGATCACAGGTTCATTCAACTTCACCAATGCAGCAGAGTCAAGTAATGCGGAAAATGTGCTTATCGTGAGGTCGAAGGCGCTCGCCGCTCCCTATGCGGACAACTGGTTTAATCATCGCCAGCACTCATCAAAGTACTGA
- a CDS encoding response regulator, whose translation MMRRKILVVDDNTHFCNVTKLALETMGRYQVITANTGTQGITLAKTHKPDAILLDIKMPRMDGGEVAARLMEDHATNRIPVIFLTGLVSSDEVEQGGGYLSGHPFIAKPFKTVELLKKIETVLFPEQRA comes from the coding sequence ATGATGCGAAGAAAGATATTGGTTGTTGACGATAATACGCATTTCTGCAATGTGACCAAGCTGGCCCTTGAGACCATGGGAAGGTATCAGGTCATCACCGCCAATACCGGTACGCAGGGTATCACGCTCGCAAAAACACACAAACCGGATGCCATCCTGCTCGATATAAAGATGCCCAGAATGGATGGAGGAGAGGTGGCAGCGCGCCTCATGGAAGACCACGCAACAAACAGGATACCGGTCATATTCCTGACCGGTCTTGTGAGTAGCGACGAGGTTGAACAGGGTGGAGGGTATCTATCGGGTCACCCCTTCATTGCCAAGCCCTTCAAAACCGTAGAGCTCTTGAAAAAGATAGAGACCGTGTTGTTCCCCGAGCAAAGAGCATAA
- a CDS encoding cupin domain-containing protein, translating into MKITSLNRVEQVRMTMEGAKDTYKQIPISRNDGTPTVSFRVFTIEPGGHTPYHSHAFEHVNYVIRGAGACVTESGDERPIHAGDFGLVLPGEKHQYKNTSEGEPLVMICAVPKEYE; encoded by the coding sequence ATGAAGATAACGAGTCTTAATCGAGTGGAGCAAGTCAGGATGACCATGGAGGGGGCAAAGGATACCTACAAACAAATACCCATATCAAGAAACGATGGAACGCCTACCGTCTCCTTCCGCGTTTTTACTATCGAGCCCGGCGGGCACACACCATATCACAGCCATGCATTCGAACACGTAAACTACGTCATAAGAGGCGCCGGCGCCTGCGTTACGGAAAGCGGCGACGAGCGTCCCATCCATGCGGGGGACTTTGGACTCGTGCTCCCCGGCGAGAAACATCAGTACAAGAACACCTCAGAAGGGGAGCCGCTCGTTATGATTTGCGCCGTGCCGAAAGAATACGAATAA
- a CDS encoding (2Fe-2S)-binding protein has translation MIETINFKVNNKPVSLRVDADRMLLWVLRTDLGITGPKYGCGEGICGACTVLIDGQAARSCQVPVSDVKGHEVITIEGLKRNGVLHPLQKAFVENDALQCGFCTSGMILTAYSFLKENPNPSEADIIRGMDGNLCRCGAHTRIVKAIQSAARDMKSGRKK, from the coding sequence ATGATCGAAACCATCAATTTCAAGGTCAACAATAAGCCGGTCAGTTTAAGGGTTGACGCTGACCGTATGCTCCTGTGGGTCTTGCGCACAGACCTGGGGATCACCGGTCCGAAATACGGTTGCGGTGAAGGGATCTGCGGGGCCTGTACGGTCTTGATCGACGGTCAAGCGGCGAGGTCCTGTCAGGTTCCCGTAAGCGACGTGAAGGGACATGAGGTCATAACTATCGAAGGGCTCAAGCGAAACGGTGTGCTCCACCCGCTCCAGAAGGCCTTTGTGGAAAACGACGCCCTCCAATGTGGTTTTTGTACCTCCGGCATGATTCTCACCGCTTACAGCTTCCTCAAGGAAAACCCTAATCCGAGCGAGGCTGACATTATTCGCGGCATGGACGGTAATCTTTGCCGCTGCGGCGCTCATACGCGTATCGTTAAGGCAATCCAGAGCGCGGCGCGAGACATGAAGTCCGGGAGGAAAAAATGA